The Sphingobacterium lactis sequence GCCGAGCGGAAGAATAGCACGAATATGCCGAGTGCCAAAGGCACATCGAGGTTCAGACGTTTCTGTTTCAAACTAATCCATGCGGATTTGAAATAATCCGAAGCACTATAAATCAATACGGGAATCCCGAACGCCAAGTTCATGTAGCCAAAGAAACTGGCATATTGCTGCTCGAAAGCCGCCATTCCGAAATATTCGGGAAAGGAGATCATCATGGAGTTACCAAAACAGAAACCAGCGACCGTAATCTTCGCAATCAGGTTCCGTTGGTTCACCTTCTTCCCTTCCTTAACCACATCCTGTAGGGTAATTTTTGGGTCATACCCAATGCGGTGCAACAGTTCTACGACTTCGCGCAAAGTGGTTTCATTCTTCCGAAAGGTGATACTGGCTTGCTTTTTCATAAAATCCACCTGCGATGTTTTCACCCCAGGATTCAATTTATAAAGATGCTCCAGCAACCAGATACAGGAACTGCAGTGGATAGCCGGAACATAAAAAGTAATGATGGCCAATTCCTCGTCCTGATAATCCACCAACTTGGCGATAATATTCGGTTCATCCAGGTAAGACAGATCTTCCTTTTGGGATTTCTGTGACTTGCCGGGATGGGTATTGTACTTGTAATAACTCGCGAGATTATTCTCGTTGAGGATCTGATAGACTGTTTGGCATCCCAAGCAACAGAAACTATGGTCCGCTAAAATATAGGCGGTATCTTCGACTGGATCGCCGCAATGGTAACAATTTGTTTTTACTTGAATAGCTGCTCTACCCGCCATGTCCCCTAAATTTAAGGTTAAATTGCCTGACTGAATAAATTCTCCCGTTCCTTGGTCTGTTGCAGGCGCTCATCAAAAGCCATACATACGTTCCGCAGAAAAGATTTCCCCACCTCCGTAATGGTAATGACGTTTCCATCGATGGATACCAATGCATCGGCTACCAAAGGCTGCAATCTTTCGATAATCTTTGCGTTTTTATCAAAGCCTGGCTTCAGCACCACCTTTCCGCGGCACATCATATCGAGGATATAGGTACGGATAACCTCATCTTCCTGATTGAGGATGTGTCCTTTTACCACGGGCAGCTTGCCCTCACCGATCAATTGATGGTATTCCTCCACGGTCTTAACGTTCTGTGCAAATGCGGTCCAGGCATCGGAAATGGACGAAACCCCCAATCCGATCAGCAAGGGTGTATAGCGGTCGGCGTAGCCCATAAAGTTCCGGTGGAGTGTGCCATCGATAGATGCGATAAACAGTGCATCCTCCGTTTTGGCAAAATGATCCATACCCACATCCTGGTAACCAGATTCCTGGATCATTTGTTTTCCTAATTTATAGAGGTTCAATTTTTCCTCACCAACAGGGAGGTCATGCTCCGTAAATCGGCGCTGCCCAGGTTTGATCCATGGCACATGCGCATAGCTGTAGAAAGAAATGCGATCGGGGTTCAATTGCATCGAATGCTCAATGGTCATGCGTACCGATTCTGCAGTTTGCAGGGGCAAACCGTAGATCAGGTCAAAATTAATGGACTCATAACCCAAACCACGGGCTTGATCCAT is a genomic window containing:
- the hemN gene encoding oxygen-independent coproporphyrinogen III oxidase, which gives rise to MENENFNQLIRKYNVAAPRYTSYPTVPFWENDQFTAAQWQDRVALNFQQSKDAGISIYVHLPYCESLCTYCGCNTRITKNHKVEDPYITSLLKEWAMYKELLGEESLKIAEIHLGGGTPTFFTAENLHRLISGLLAGNEKTADASFSFEAHPANTTYDHLKTLFDLGFKRLSLGIQDFDERVQFIINRHQTVADVARVMDQARGLGYESINFDLIYGLPLQTAESVRMTIEHSMQLNPDRISFYSYAHVPWIKPGQRRFTEHDLPVGEEKLNLYKLGKQMIQESGYQDVGMDHFAKTEDALFIASIDGTLHRNFMGYADRYTPLLIGLGVSSISDAWTAFAQNVKTVEEYHQLIGEGKLPVVKGHILNQEDEVIRTYILDMMCRGKVVLKPGFDKNAKIIERLQPLVADALVSIDGNVITITEVGKSFLRNVCMAFDERLQQTKERENLFSQAI